The following proteins are encoded in a genomic region of Chryseobacterium cucumeris:
- a CDS encoding helix-turn-helix domain-containing protein — protein sequence MKQPVRFNSISDFHAFCGLPSPEHPLISLIDYSKVRYVVENEELRWIQNFYSIGLKKNVTPKFNYGQQQYDFNSGVLCFVSPQQYLSLEINPDIEAEPTGYLLLIHPDFLWNTSLTRKIKSYDFFSYKVKEALFLSDKEEKILVDLFKNIEREYMANIDKFTQDLIIAQIELLLIYSDRFYERQFFTRKKSSHELLYKFEDILSQYFENGNLLENGIPTVKCIAEQMNISPNYLGTLLRLHTRQNTQQHIQNKLIDAAKERLSTTNLSVSEIAYELGFEHPQSFSKLFKQKTNQSPGEFRKLFN from the coding sequence ATGAAACAACCTGTTCGTTTTAATTCTATATCCGATTTTCATGCTTTCTGCGGACTTCCGAGTCCTGAGCATCCGCTGATCAGCCTGATCGATTACAGCAAGGTCCGCTATGTTGTAGAAAATGAAGAATTGAGATGGATCCAGAATTTTTATTCCATTGGTTTGAAAAAAAATGTTACTCCAAAGTTCAATTACGGGCAGCAGCAATACGACTTTAACTCCGGAGTGCTCTGTTTCGTTTCCCCGCAACAGTATTTAAGCCTGGAAATCAATCCGGATATAGAAGCAGAACCTACAGGATATTTATTGCTTATTCATCCTGATTTTCTGTGGAATACTTCATTAACCCGGAAAATAAAGTCTTACGATTTCTTTAGTTATAAGGTGAAAGAAGCACTTTTCCTTTCTGATAAGGAAGAGAAAATCCTTGTTGATCTATTTAAAAATATCGAGCGGGAATATATGGCCAATATCGATAAATTCACGCAGGATCTGATTATTGCCCAGATTGAATTGTTACTGATTTATTCAGACCGCTTTTATGAAAGGCAGTTTTTCACCAGAAAAAAATCAAGCCACGAATTGTTATATAAATTTGAAGACATTCTTTCTCAATATTTTGAAAACGGAAACCTCCTTGAAAACGGAATTCCCACAGTGAAATGTATTGCCGAGCAGATGAATATTTCACCTAATTACCTTGGAACGCTCTTACGTCTTCACACCCGGCAAAATACACAGCAGCATATTCAGAATAAATTAATTGATGCGGCAAAAGAACGTTTAAGCACCACCAATTTGTCTGTCAGTGAAATTGCTTATGAGCTGGGCTTTGAGCATCCGCAGTCTTTCAGCAAACTTTTTAAGCAAAAAACAAATCAGTCACCAGGAGAATTCAGAAAGCTTTTCAATTAG
- a CDS encoding SDR family NAD(P)-dependent oxidoreductase: METKKVWFVTGASKGLGFELVKKLLSEGFQVAATSRTVESLISNIGESSENFLPLSVNITDNNDIKSAIEKTVNHFGQIDVVVNNAGYGQIGTLEELTDEEARENYAVNVFGTLNVIRNAMPYLRKQRSGNIFNISSVGGYSANFPGWGIYCSTKFAVAGFTEALAEEVKDFGVHATVVYPGYFRTDFLTKDSVKTPANPIQAYEAARNSEQAHLNEINGNQPNDPEKAADVLIQISKEKNPPVHLLLGVGTMEFLNNKIDILKKDAEKWESLTVSTAI, from the coding sequence ATGGAAACAAAAAAAGTATGGTTCGTGACAGGAGCTTCAAAAGGCTTAGGGTTCGAGTTGGTGAAAAAATTACTTTCAGAAGGATTTCAGGTTGCTGCAACAAGCCGTACCGTTGAATCCCTGATCTCCAACATTGGAGAAAGTTCAGAAAACTTCCTTCCGCTCAGCGTAAACATCACAGACAATAATGATATCAAATCTGCTATTGAAAAAACAGTAAACCATTTCGGACAAATTGATGTAGTGGTCAACAATGCAGGTTACGGCCAGATCGGAACGCTTGAAGAACTTACTGATGAGGAAGCAAGAGAAAATTATGCAGTGAATGTTTTCGGAACTTTAAATGTGATCCGAAACGCCATGCCTTATCTGCGTAAACAAAGGTCAGGAAACATTTTCAATATTTCTTCTGTCGGAGGATATTCTGCTAATTTTCCAGGCTGGGGAATCTACTGTTCTACAAAATTTGCGGTTGCCGGATTTACGGAAGCGCTGGCTGAAGAGGTAAAAGATTTCGGAGTTCATGCTACCGTGGTTTACCCGGGATATTTCCGTACCGATTTTCTAACTAAGGATTCTGTGAAAACGCCCGCCAATCCTATCCAGGCTTATGAAGCAGCGAGAAATTCGGAACAGGCTCACCTTAATGAAATCAATGGAAATCAGCCTAACGATCCTGAAAAAGCAGCGGATGTCCTGATTCAGATCAGTAAAGAGAAAAATCCTCCAGTACATTTATTATTGGGTGTAGGAACGATGGAATTTCTGAATAACAAAATTGATATTTTAAAGAAAGATGCTGAGAAATGGGAAAGCCTGACTGTTTCTACTGCAATTTAA
- a CDS encoding nitroreductase gives MSKATILKEIIEERRSIFPKDYTDTEISQEVLEEIVNSATFAPNHKRTKPWRFKIFKGEEKAQLAAEMQAIYKTVTPEQLFLEKKYNDIGFKINKANVVVSIVVNFSGMVPEWEEIAATSMAVQNMYLSCTANNIGCYWSSPKIVDELKDSLTIEENQKCLGLFYMGTV, from the coding sequence ATGAGTAAAGCAACCATTTTAAAAGAAATTATAGAGGAGAGAAGAAGTATTTTCCCGAAAGATTATACAGACACAGAAATATCTCAGGAAGTTTTGGAAGAGATTGTAAATTCTGCCACGTTTGCTCCCAATCACAAACGTACTAAGCCTTGGCGTTTCAAAATATTCAAAGGAGAAGAAAAAGCACAGCTGGCAGCAGAAATGCAGGCTATCTATAAGACCGTTACTCCAGAACAACTTTTTTTAGAAAAAAAATACAACGATATCGGTTTTAAAATCAATAAAGCCAATGTTGTGGTTTCTATTGTTGTCAACTTCAGCGGAATGGTTCCTGAATGGGAAGAAATAGCAGCGACTTCAATGGCGGTTCAGAATATGTATCTTAGCTGTACAGCAAATAATATCGGGTGTTACTGGAGTTCTCCTAAAATCGTGGACGAGCTGAAAGACTCTCTGACCATTGAGGAAAACCAGAAGTGCCTTGGACTTTTCTATATGGGAACGGTGTAG
- a CDS encoding serine hydrolase domain-containing protein, whose translation MKSFLLLIFIFIFCLHHGQNNNIVNPEKIENPVQKKNSGKIVFLSQNTPLDNLKDSDILTSTVFQENGDLGIHAFFDNSLINYLHQLEPGWTMDELLKKGNYQFSFYVDGKLIYQENINTGAGTSDHKKFKTSLRIPLLSSKNEDSWGRYLWMRFYMAHDGIDALSAGNHVLKIEIRPYLTTYTIITGSVIAEGQINLTVPAQNTTEQQIAIQPIQSNSGWNISQERINTESIRTLNKKIAENRFKNITGIAVIKEGKLLIEEYFNGSGRDSLQDTRSVGKSFSSALTGIAIQDGYLKSENQTLKEFYDLKLFKNYSSQKENITIKSLLTMSSGFDGNDENSESPGNEENMYPTENWVKFTLDLPLTGNKTGKNWSYFTAGVVLSGDILDKTVPKGLKNYADKTLFQPLGITRYKWQFTPQQKPSLAGGLRMRLLDLAKFGQLYKNNGDWNGKTILSKEWIKKSFTNYFPDHPDFEGYGYLFWRKIYKVGNKSYEAFHSSGNGGNKIIIFTQIPVVIVITAQAYNKPYAHQQSEKIVQDYLLPALKMSNE comes from the coding sequence ATGAAATCATTTCTACTATTGATCTTTATTTTTATATTTTGTCTACATCACGGGCAAAACAACAATATTGTCAATCCTGAAAAAATTGAAAATCCGGTTCAGAAAAAAAATAGTGGAAAGATTGTTTTCCTTTCACAAAATACGCCGCTGGACAACCTGAAAGATTCAGATATTCTCACTTCTACTGTATTTCAGGAAAACGGAGATCTTGGTATTCATGCTTTTTTTGATAACTCGCTGATCAATTATCTTCATCAGCTTGAACCCGGCTGGACTATGGATGAATTGTTGAAAAAAGGAAATTATCAGTTCTCATTTTATGTAGACGGAAAACTTATTTATCAGGAAAATATCAATACAGGAGCGGGAACTTCCGACCATAAAAAATTCAAAACCAGCTTACGAATTCCTCTTCTCAGCAGCAAAAATGAAGATTCCTGGGGAAGGTATTTATGGATGCGTTTTTATATGGCTCACGACGGAATTGATGCACTTTCAGCAGGCAATCATGTTCTAAAAATTGAAATCCGCCCTTACCTTACCACTTACACGATCATAACGGGATCAGTCATTGCAGAAGGACAAATCAATCTCACTGTTCCTGCTCAAAACACTACAGAGCAGCAAATCGCCATTCAACCTATTCAGTCCAATAGCGGTTGGAATATTTCACAGGAAAGAATCAATACGGAAAGCATCAGAACTCTGAATAAGAAAATTGCAGAAAACAGGTTCAAAAATATCACCGGAATAGCTGTTATAAAGGAAGGAAAATTACTTATTGAAGAATATTTTAACGGATCCGGAAGAGATTCATTACAGGATACGCGCTCTGTTGGGAAATCTTTTTCTTCTGCTTTAACGGGAATTGCAATCCAGGATGGATATTTAAAAAGTGAAAATCAAACTCTGAAAGAATTTTATGATCTTAAACTTTTTAAAAATTATTCTTCTCAAAAAGAAAATATTACTATAAAAAGCTTACTGACAATGAGTTCAGGATTTGACGGAAATGATGAAAATTCTGAATCTCCGGGAAATGAAGAAAATATGTACCCGACAGAAAACTGGGTAAAGTTTACGCTGGATCTGCCTTTGACAGGGAATAAAACCGGTAAAAACTGGAGTTACTTTACGGCAGGTGTTGTATTATCCGGAGATATTTTGGATAAAACAGTTCCAAAAGGTTTAAAAAATTATGCAGATAAAACATTATTCCAGCCACTCGGAATCACCCGCTATAAATGGCAGTTTACACCACAGCAGAAGCCTTCTTTGGCGGGAGGACTCCGTATGAGACTACTGGATCTTGCAAAATTCGGACAGTTGTATAAAAATAATGGCGACTGGAATGGAAAAACGATATTGAGTAAGGAATGGATTAAAAAATCCTTCACCAATTATTTTCCTGATCATCCTGATTTCGAAGGATATGGCTATCTGTTCTGGCGAAAGATTTACAAGGTGGGAAACAAAAGTTATGAAGCTTTCCACTCCAGTGGAAATGGAGGAAATAAGATTATTATTTTCACTCAGATACCAGTTGTCATAGTAATTACAGCGCAAGCCTACAACAAGCCCTACGCACACCAGCAATCTGAAAAAATAGTACAGGATTATCTTTTACCCGCCTTAAAAATGAGTAATGAATAA
- the rimM gene encoding ribosome maturation factor RimM (Essential for efficient processing of 16S rRNA), producing the protein MRKEDCYFLGKITRRHGLAGNVILKLDTDQPELYNKLESIFVEINGLLVPFFIEKSSWSKLDALNLAFKNSSEAMVDQVLGKSVYLPLASLPKLSGKQFYYHEIIGFEILDQNDNNCGVIRSVNDQTAQVYFITNLDGKEVVIPMIKDWILEVDREERIIKMELPEGLIDVFLVPSKKDE; encoded by the coding sequence ATGCGTAAAGAAGATTGCTATTTTTTAGGAAAAATCACACGCAGACATGGACTTGCGGGTAACGTGATCCTTAAATTGGATACCGATCAACCCGAGCTTTACAATAAATTGGAATCAATATTCGTTGAAATCAACGGATTATTGGTTCCATTTTTTATTGAAAAATCATCATGGAGCAAACTGGATGCTCTGAATCTTGCATTCAAAAACTCTTCTGAAGCTATGGTAGATCAGGTGCTGGGTAAAAGTGTTTACCTTCCGCTTGCTTCACTGCCTAAACTTTCAGGAAAACAATTCTATTACCACGAAATCATCGGATTTGAAATTCTTGATCAGAATGATAACAACTGTGGCGTGATCAGATCTGTGAACGATCAGACAGCACAGGTGTATTTCATTACCAATCTGGATGGAAAAGAAGTGGTTATTCCAATGATCAAAGACTGGATTCTTGAGGTAGACAGAGAAGAAAGAATCATCAAAATGGAACTTCCTGAAGGTCTTATTGATGTTTTTCTGGTTCCTTCAAAAAAAGACGAATAG
- a CDS encoding 30S ribosomal protein S16, protein MSVKIRLQRHGKKGKPFFHIVVADSRARRDGRFIEKLGTYNPITNPATIELNVDSAVKWLNNGAQPTDTARAILSYKGALYKKHLQGGVAKGAFDEAEAEKRFNAWVEAKDAKVQGKVEGLATAKADAKKAALEAEVKVNEARVAAAAQAEADAKAAEEAANAPAEEVVAEATEGEAPAAETEENTEA, encoded by the coding sequence ATGTCAGTAAAAATCAGATTACAAAGACACGGTAAAAAAGGAAAACCTTTTTTCCACATCGTGGTTGCAGATTCTAGAGCTAGAAGAGATGGTAGATTCATCGAAAAACTAGGTACTTACAACCCAATTACTAACCCGGCAACTATCGAATTGAACGTTGATTCTGCTGTAAAGTGGTTAAACAACGGTGCTCAGCCTACTGATACTGCTAGAGCTATTTTATCTTACAAAGGTGCTCTTTACAAAAAACACTTACAAGGTGGTGTAGCTAAAGGTGCTTTTGACGAAGCTGAAGCTGAAAAAAGATTCAATGCTTGGGTAGAAGCTAAAGATGCTAAAGTACAAGGTAAAGTAGAAGGTTTAGCTACTGCTAAAGCTGATGCTAAGAAAGCTGCTTTAGAAGCTGAAGTAAAAGTAAACGAAGCTAGAGTTGCTGCTGCTGCACAAGCTGAAGCTGATGCTAAAGCTGCTGAAGAAGCTGCTAATGCACCTGCTGAAGAAGTTGTTGCTGAAGCTACAGAAGGAGAAGCTCCTGCTGCTGAAACTGAAGAAAACACTGAAGCTTAA
- a CDS encoding helix-turn-helix transcriptional regulator, which yields MNSLRSGEYFGETNQMVNLEGLTITDTEYTHPYVDWHYHENAYFTFLLQGTMTEGNRKETYGCSAGTLLYHHWEDPHYNRKPDIFTRGFHIELSQSWFDRFDIQKNKVEGSFNIKNPALKLLVYQMFKETKTNDISFDLNINQLLLHLFNQLTHQKENTERKPLWVGRINEILHESFTENLSLTELSKTLNIHPVHLSREFHKHFHCNLGEYLRKLKINKSMELLNSPSSLTDIALECGFSDQSHFIRCFKENIGITPLKYRNLLKNH from the coding sequence ATGAACAGCCTTCGTAGCGGCGAATATTTTGGGGAAACCAATCAAATGGTCAATTTGGAAGGATTGACCATCACCGATACGGAGTATACTCATCCTTACGTAGACTGGCATTATCATGAAAATGCTTATTTCACTTTTCTTCTACAGGGCACCATGACAGAAGGAAACAGAAAAGAAACCTACGGCTGTTCTGCAGGGACATTATTGTATCATCATTGGGAAGATCCGCACTATAATCGTAAACCGGATATTTTCACAAGAGGCTTTCACATTGAGCTTTCGCAAAGCTGGTTTGATCGGTTTGATATTCAGAAAAATAAAGTGGAAGGAAGTTTTAATATCAAAAATCCTGCTTTAAAACTATTGGTTTATCAGATGTTCAAAGAAACCAAAACCAATGATATTTCTTTTGATCTAAATATTAATCAGTTATTACTGCATCTTTTCAACCAGTTAACTCATCAGAAGGAAAATACAGAAAGAAAACCTTTGTGGGTAGGCCGGATCAATGAAATTCTGCATGAAAGCTTTACAGAAAATCTCAGTCTTACAGAACTTTCCAAAACACTGAACATCCATCCTGTTCATCTCAGCAGGGAATTTCATAAACATTTCCATTGCAATCTGGGGGAATATCTCAGAAAATTAAAGATTAATAAATCAATGGAACTTCTCAATTCACCTTCTTCTTTAACGGATATTGCTCTGGAATGTGGTTTTTCAGATCAGAGTCACTTTATCCGATGTTTTAAAGAAAATATCGGAATTACTCCTTTGAAATACAGGAATCTGTTGAAAAATCATTGA